TCAAGTATCGTGACCAAAGCACGACGATCTTTTGGAAGCTTTACGTCACCCAAAAGCCGAACCGCCCCGTTCTTATCAATTATTGCCTCAACAGTTTGCATAACAAAGCTACTTTATCACGAACCCAGTGTCTGCGGGCCGTCGATCACACGCTCATTCCTATAAAGCCCCGCCTCACGGATCCCATTGATCGTGCTCTGCAGATATTCCTTGAAATTTGAATACATATGTTGTTTTCTCTTTGCCTCGGTGTTCACGACCTAGGCGAAGTTAATTGAGGTGCAGCCGAGCTTTGAGGCGAAACCACCAATTACGCAATCGCTTTTTATTCTCGACCGCCACTTCAGAGGATGCTTGCATACTCGAATTACAATCTGAGGTAACGAAGCCGTTCTTATCGACATAGAAGAGATAGTCTTCACCTTTTTCAAAAGTAAATGCACTGCAAGGACCAGTCCTACTAGTCCAAACAGACATCTCTTTTTCAGCAGACCCCTTCCAAGTTTTCGACAGTCTTAAAGTTAAGGGAATTCTTAGCCATCCTTGTTGGTTTCGTTGTTCGGCTCCTACCGTTAGGACTTGGCCTTCGACAATTTTCTTCGCTCCTCTAAATTGCTTTGACGGCGAATCGAGGCACGTACAGGCTTGAGCGACCGAGGCGAACAGGAAGAGTACAGAAACGCAGCCGTAAATTAGACGTAATCCTTTCGAATGTATCAACGACGACGTATTTCCAATATTCCTCATGGCGTTGGCGTCTCCGTTTTCTTTGGGGGTTTTTCGATGTGTGACGCGCTTGTCCAGGCGGCGAGTTTGCCGACGTCGTTTCGGTAGACGTTGCGGACGACGCCGTCGAGGATGCGGCGGGCGACCATTCCGCGTTGGACGGATTCGCCAATTTCGGCGGTTGGTTCGACATGGTCGTCGATGGCTGAGGCCTGCGGGCCGAAGGTCGCTTCGAACGCGTCGCACGCGGCGGTCAGGTCGGTAACGAACGTCGCGGCCATTCCGTAGGCGACGAAGTCCGCGACGATGGGCGTTGCTTCATCGACCCACGCGCGACCGGTCGCGAGCAGTGTTTGATCGGACGAATTTCGCGGCATTCGGAAACGGTCGCTGATTCCGTCATATTGATATTCCATCGAACGCGCGGTGCGGGCGATGTCCGACATCTCTTCGCGGAGGTTTTCGCGGGCCGTGCCTTTGACCTCGGTCGCCCCGCGTGCGTCGCCGAAACCAGCCTGCTGATCGGCCCCCTGTTCTTCAAGAAACTCGACTTCGTTCCTTATCACATCAAAATTATTCACCGCGATCGGTATCCCAGAAAAATCGGGCTCATTATCTATCCCAAACTACTTGATCCTTAAAAAGCACTCATATCGCCTTCGTGAGCTGTCGTCCATATGGAACTCTTCTTGTTTATTTGTGGTTGTTGGTGAAATAAAGAGCTCGGTCGCTATCGCTCGCGGATCCGATATATTCGTTGTATTGTGACGCTGAAATCATCGATCTGAGCATGATATATAAAACCTTTGTTTGTTATCTGTAACTTTCATTTGTTATTTTCGATTTTTCTCTGAAATATCGAACTTTCGCGTGAATTATCCGACTTTTCTCTGAAATAACAAACTTTCGCGTGAATTATCGAATTTTTCCGTGATTTTGTCGATTCGCCGCCGCCGGGCACCGGGAGTCGCTAATTTCTATCAAAACCGTTCTTTTCTGCCCATTCATCGGTCCAGCCGTAAATATTCACCTGGTGAACCGGCTTACCCTTCTCTTTGTTAGTCTGATCCGAGACACTGAGTTCCCAACCACCCCATTCTTCGGACATAAGGTGTTCGTGTTCACATTCCCCTTTTTCAAGGTCTTTCTTCAGCCTTTCGAGCGAACGCATAAGTATGTCGATTCCTTCTTTATCGACGTGGACATGCAGTACGTTGTGTTCCTCGGACACAACGAATGCTAGGAGTCGCTTTTCATCCGCGTGTGACTTTTTTCTTGAATCTTCCATTAGCTTCCTGAAGAACCCAGTCGCTATCGCTCGCGGTTCTGACTTTAGATATCCTCGAAATCCAACACGACCTTGCCGCAGTTTCCTTCCTTGATCGCGGCGAAGCCTTTTTCGAAGTCTTTGTAGGAATAGCGGTCATTTTTTGCGTCAAGTTTGCGAAAAGGGTTCATTCGTCGAACTGAACTATTCACGCACGGCTACCGATCGAGGCCAAAGTTCTGATTTTGTTTATCGTGGCGGACACCGATGATCAGGAGGGCATCTTCAGCCTCAACTCGATAAATCACTTGGTATGGGAATCTCTTGAGTAACGCCCTGCGCCGCAGGTCATCGATCAGGGGGAACGAATTTGGAGACCGCCGTATTCGCTCGATAATTTCCTCCAAGGCTTCGTGAAAATCCGTCGCGACACTCGCACCTGCCTTTAGAAGATAGTAGTCCAAGACGCTACGAACATCCTGATTCGCAGCAGAGAGAAATCGTATCTTCATTTACGACGATGCTGTTTGATCGAGTCCCAGAATTCTTCTTCGGAAATGATCAATTCAGGGTTGTTACTCGCTTCTTCATCGCGTTGACGAGCGAGTTCGACGATATCTTTGTCTTCATCGCGAAACGGAGAACCCAGCGACTCAATTAGTTTCGAGATTAGAGCACCTCTGTCTCTTGTCGAAAGACCCAACGCGAGTTGTTCAACTTCCAAAATTGCTGACATAAGCTCTACCCCTTCTTTAGCCGGATTATAGCATCGCGATCTGCCAAAACCAACGATTATCACATCTCCTCGAAATCTAAAACGACCTTGCCGCAGTTGCCTTCGAGGATCGCTTCGAAGCCTTTTTCGAAGTCTTTGTAGGAATACCGGTGGGTGACGACGGGGGAGATGTCGACGCCGGCGTCTAGGAGGTTGGACATTTGGTACCAGGTTTCATACATCTGGCGGCCGTAGATGCCTTTGATCGTGATCATGTTGAAGATGACGGTTTTCCAGTCGATGGCGAACTGCTCGGCGGGGATGCCGAGGAAGGCGATCTTGCCGCCGTGGAACATATTCGCGAGCATGTCTTTGAATGCCGCGGGCACGCCGGACATTTCCATCCCGACGTCAAAACCTTCCTTCATTCCGAGCTCTTTTTGAACGTCTTTGATCGAGGTCTTGCTGACATTGACGGCTTTGGTGACGTGGCCCATTCTTTCAGCGAGCTCTAAGCGAAACGGATTGACGTCCGTAATGACGATATTCCGAGCACCGGCGTGTTTCGCGACGGCGGCGGCAATGATCCCGATCGGGCCGGCACCGGTTATCAGCACGTCCTCGCCGAAAACCTCAAACTCAAGAGCGGTGTGGACGGCGTTACCGAAAGGATCAAAGATCGCCGCGACATCAAGATCGATGCCCGGTTTGTGTTTCCAGATGTTGGTATGCGGGACCGCGATGAATTCGGCAAATCCGCCATTGGTGTTCACTCCGACACCACGCGTGTTCGCGCACAGCGCACGCCGGCCTGCCATGCAATGCCGGCAACGGCCACAGACGAGATGGCCCTCGACGCTGACGATATCGCCAACGGCGAAATCTACAACGTTCGAGCCGACTTCGACGATCTCGCCGACAAATTCGTGGCCGATCGTTGTCGGAACCTTGATCGTGCTCTGAGCCCACTCATCCCAGTTATAAATGTGCAGATCCGTGCCGCAAATACCGCCGCGTTTGACGCGGATCATTACGTCGTTAATGCCCATCTCGGGCTCGGGTACATCTTCGATCCACAAGCCCTGTTCTGCTCTGCTTTTTACGATGGCTTTCATTTCTGCGTTGATGATATCAGAGCTTCAGACCGCAATCCACTTATCCAGACAGTGCACGCAATTAACGGTCAGAGCTCTGTATTTTTCACTGTAAGTTCGGTTATCCTTACAGTTTATGTCTGACCAAGTTTCAGGAATAACAGTAGAGGATCTGCGACGTTCGACCCTTGCCGAGCTGGAACGATTTACTGTTCTTTCGCTCGATAAAGCATCCGCAGACGACGTGGCTGTTTTGTCGAATGACCTGCAGGAACAGAAGATCCGGCATACGGGAAAAAAGTCCGCGCTTGCGGCCGTTAAGAAAGAGATCGGTAAGGTGCCGCCCGATGACAGGCCCGCGTTCGCTCAGTCGGTTCAGACTCTTGAGCGTGAGATCGCTGACATCCTTCTATCAGCCGAAAAGCAGCTCCAGGAAAAGCAAACAGAGATCGCCATTGAAAAGGAGCGTCTGGATGTTACGCTGCCCGGCCGGGCGCCGCGTCTTGGACGTGCCCATCCGATCACCATACTTCGCCACCGGATCGAGGACATCTTCGTTTCCATGGGATATGCGATCGAGGACGACCGCGAGATCGAGACGGACTATTACAACTTTGACGCATTGAACATCCCGGAAGGCCATCCGGCCCGCGAATCCCAAGATACGTTCTACACGACCGAGGGATTTGCCCTTCGTTCGCAAACCTCGACCGTACAGATACGTGCAATGGAACGCCGCGGCGTACCGATCCGCATCATCGCACCGGGAAAGGTATTTCGCCGCGATACGCCGGACATGACCCACGTGCCGATGTTCCACCAGATCGAAGGCCTTTGCGTGGATAAGGGCATCACAATGGCTCACCTCAAAGGCATAGTGACGGAGTGGCTGAAGCGGCTTTTCGGCGAAGACACGGTAACGCGTTTTCGCCCGTCGTACTTCCCTTTCACTGAACCGTCGGCAGAGTTCGATTTTTCGTGCTTTGTCTGCCACGGATCCGGTAAAACCGAAGGCGGCCGCTGCCGGCCGTGTAAAGGCTCGGGCTGGATCGAGCTCGGAGGTTCGGGAATGGTGCATCCGAACGTGCTGAAAGCGGTCGGCGTCGATCCGAGCGTCTATTCTGGCTTCGCATTTGGTTTCGGCTTGGAACGCATGGCCGCGATGATGTTCAATATCGACGACATCCGGCATATGTTCGAAAATGACGTGCGGTTTTTGGAGCAGTTCAGATGAACATCAGTTACAACTGGCTTAAGGAACTTATAGATCTTGATCTCTCGCCTGAGGACACGGCGAAGGCATTGACGCGCGTTGGTTTGGCAGTCGAAGGCATACACCCACACAAGGATGATCTCGTGTTAGATATCGACCTGACGTCCAATCGCCCCGATTGTTTGTCGCATCTCGGGATAGCACGCGAACTGTCAGTCGTAACTAGATCGGCTTTGAAAGTTTCGGGGGCGACGTCGAACAAAGTGCCAGAGGCAGTTGTCGGTGACGATATTGTCACGATCCAAGACACGGATCGCTGCCACAGGTTCACCGCACGCGTGATTCGCGGCGTTAAGGTCGGCCCATCGCCGCAATGGCTCGTCGATCGCCTTGAAGCTCTGGGCGAACGCTCTATCAACAACATC
This sequence is a window from Acidobacteriota bacterium. Protein-coding genes within it:
- a CDS encoding immunity protein 32, translated to MEDSRKKSHADEKRLLAFVVSEEHNVLHVHVDKEGIDILMRSLERLKKDLEKGECEHEHLMSEEWGGWELSVSDQTNKEKGKPVHQVNIYGWTDEWAEKNGFDRN
- a CDS encoding type II toxin-antitoxin system RelE/ParE family toxin, with amino-acid sequence MKIRFLSAANQDVRSVLDYYLLKAGASVATDFHEALEEIIERIRRSPNSFPLIDDLRRRALLKRFPYQVIYRVEAEDALLIIGVRHDKQNQNFGLDR
- the pheS gene encoding phenylalanine--tRNA ligase subunit alpha, with translation MSDQVSGITVEDLRRSTLAELERFTVLSLDKASADDVAVLSNDLQEQKIRHTGKKSALAAVKKEIGKVPPDDRPAFAQSVQTLEREIADILLSAEKQLQEKQTEIAIEKERLDVTLPGRAPRLGRAHPITILRHRIEDIFVSMGYAIEDDREIETDYYNFDALNIPEGHPARESQDTFYTTEGFALRSQTSTVQIRAMERRGVPIRIIAPGKVFRRDTPDMTHVPMFHQIEGLCVDKGITMAHLKGIVTEWLKRLFGEDTVTRFRPSYFPFTEPSAEFDFSCFVCHGSGKTEGGRCRPCKGSGWIELGGSGMVHPNVLKAVGVDPSVYSGFAFGFGLERMAAMMFNIDDIRHMFENDVRFLEQFR
- the tdh gene encoding L-threonine 3-dehydrogenase, whose translation is MKAIVKSRAEQGLWIEDVPEPEMGINDVMIRVKRGGICGTDLHIYNWDEWAQSTIKVPTTIGHEFVGEIVEVGSNVVDFAVGDIVSVEGHLVCGRCRHCMAGRRALCANTRGVGVNTNGGFAEFIAVPHTNIWKHKPGIDLDVAAIFDPFGNAVHTALEFEVFGEDVLITGAGPIGIIAAAVAKHAGARNIVITDVNPFRLELAERMGHVTKAVNVSKTSIKDVQKELGMKEGFDVGMEMSGVPAAFKDMLANMFHGGKIAFLGIPAEQFAIDWKTVIFNMITIKGIYGRQMYETWYQMSNLLDAGVDISPVVTHRYSYKDFEKGFEAILEGNCGKVVLDFEEM